A DNA window from Selenomonas sp. oral taxon 126 contains the following coding sequences:
- the mnmE gene encoding tRNA uridine-5-carboxymethylaminomethyl(34) synthesis GTPase MnmE: protein MSEDTISQIATPHGVGGIGIIRVSGAEAFAIAREIFRPARGDLGEIAPYRARYGQITAADGTVIDDCILLPMRAPHSYTGEDTIELQCHGGTIVLREVLLRTWEAGARPAEAGEFTKRAFLNGRLDLARAEGVMQLIAAKSARSARAARERLAGALSEEIAGIRHRLLGAIARIEAGIDFPEDDIPAASAAALREDIAAAAAATQRLLTGAHAGRILREGVKTVIVGRPNVGKSSLLNALVGTERAIVTDVPGTTRDVIEEEISIAGIPLRLLDTAGLRAASDEVERIGVARTEQHLEDAELVLAVFDSSSELTAEDQELIARLRGMNADTIILCNKEDCARILSVTDFDGVNAPVLMISAQSGTGLDTLRETIAARVQMMEGELSDGALPNRERETEALQRAARHLTEADRALAAAMGMDFVSIDLRAAYDALGEILGETVDTDLIDRIFSEFCIGK, encoded by the coding sequence ATGTCAGAGGATACGATCAGCCAGATCGCCACCCCGCACGGCGTGGGCGGCATCGGCATCATTCGTGTGAGCGGGGCGGAGGCGTTTGCCATTGCGCGGGAGATATTCCGCCCCGCGCGCGGCGATCTTGGGGAGATCGCCCCCTATCGCGCACGATACGGACAGATCACAGCGGCGGACGGCACCGTCATCGACGACTGCATTCTGCTGCCGATGCGCGCGCCGCACTCCTATACGGGCGAGGATACGATCGAGCTGCAATGTCACGGCGGCACCATCGTCCTGCGCGAGGTGCTGCTGCGCACGTGGGAGGCGGGCGCGCGTCCCGCCGAGGCGGGCGAGTTCACAAAGCGTGCCTTCCTGAACGGGCGGCTCGACCTCGCGCGCGCCGAGGGCGTCATGCAGCTCATCGCGGCAAAGAGCGCGCGCAGCGCACGTGCCGCACGCGAGCGTCTGGCGGGCGCACTCTCGGAGGAGATTGCAGGCATCCGTCACCGTCTGCTCGGCGCGATTGCGCGCATCGAGGCGGGGATCGACTTCCCCGAGGACGACATCCCCGCCGCCTCCGCTGCCGCACTCAGGGAGGACATTGCTGCCGCTGCTGCGGCGACGCAGCGACTCCTCACGGGTGCACATGCGGGGCGCATCCTGCGCGAGGGCGTCAAGACCGTCATCGTCGGGCGGCCGAACGTCGGCAAGTCCAGCCTGCTCAACGCCCTCGTCGGCACGGAACGCGCCATTGTGACGGATGTGCCCGGCACGACGCGTGATGTCATCGAGGAGGAGATCAGCATCGCGGGGATCCCCCTGCGCCTCCTCGATACGGCGGGGCTGCGTGCAGCATCGGACGAGGTCGAGCGGATCGGTGTTGCGCGCACGGAGCAGCATCTCGAGGACGCGGAGCTCGTGCTCGCCGTCTTTGACAGCTCCAGCGAGCTCACGGCGGAGGATCAGGAGCTCATCGCGCGTCTGCGCGGGATGAATGCCGACACCATCATCCTCTGCAACAAGGAGGACTGCGCGCGCATCCTCTCCGTCACGGACTTCGACGGCGTGAATGCGCCCGTCCTCATGATCTCCGCACAGTCGGGCACGGGGCTCGACACCCTGCGTGAGACCATCGCCGCGCGCGTGCAGATGATGGAGGGGGAGCTCAGCGACGGGGCGCTCCCGAACAGGGAGCGCGAGACAGAGGCGCTGCAGCGTGCCGCGCGTCACCTCACCGAGGCGGACAGGGCGCTCGCCGCCGCAATGGGCATGGACTTCGTATCCATCGACCTGCGCGCCGCGTACGATGCCCTCGGCGAGATCCTCGGAGAAACGGTGGATACGGATCTCATCGACCGCATCTTCAGCGAGTTCTGCATTGGGAAATAA